A region of Sneathiella limimaris DNA encodes the following proteins:
- a CDS encoding ATP-binding protein gives MKINAPYVGILKKIMPRTLFGRSLLIVVLPTILLQVLATYIFYERHWNNVARRLAQGVSGEIASVISLTDRFPGVEARESILSIARDQMRLTVSFEEGTEVRIPEDHSDDFGFLEKHMARELQNSLPGRAFTIKTNDRLETVNIRVQLPDHVLSVVVRDKRLFSSTTYIFVMWMVGISITLLAIAVIFLRNQMRPIRQLAEAAEKFGKGQEVEDFKPSGAQEIRLASIAFHEMKNRIHRQITQRTEMLAGVSHDLRTPLTRMKLQLEMLDDKEARDNLLGDVQDMSNMVEGYLAFAKGQEAESERPVNLAELVGEVCENARRQGALISLEGPRSISKKLRPNSIKRCLMNLIENARRYAGEIQVTLSAKEEYILITIDDNGPGIPEEKRQDVFKPFFRMDTSRNSETGGSGLGMTIARDIIHSHGGQIALGESPLGGLRIQLILPW, from the coding sequence ATGAAAATAAATGCACCATATGTTGGGATCCTGAAAAAAATAATGCCAAGAACTCTTTTTGGCAGATCCTTGCTAATCGTGGTGCTTCCAACAATTTTGCTACAAGTTCTCGCAACCTATATTTTTTATGAACGACATTGGAATAATGTGGCAAGACGCCTCGCTCAAGGAGTTTCCGGGGAAATTGCAAGCGTCATTTCATTGACTGACAGATTTCCAGGAGTTGAAGCCCGCGAGAGTATCCTGAGCATTGCACGGGATCAAATGAGATTAACAGTTTCGTTTGAAGAAGGCACAGAAGTCCGAATTCCCGAAGACCACTCAGATGATTTTGGGTTTTTGGAGAAGCATATGGCTCGGGAACTGCAGAACAGCCTACCCGGTCGCGCCTTTACCATCAAAACTAATGATCGTCTGGAAACAGTTAATATTCGCGTACAGTTACCTGATCATGTTCTTAGCGTTGTCGTTAGGGACAAGCGCCTCTTTTCAAGTACGACATATATCTTTGTGATGTGGATGGTGGGAATTTCCATCACGTTGCTTGCTATTGCTGTTATCTTCCTTCGCAATCAGATGCGACCAATTCGACAACTAGCAGAAGCCGCTGAAAAATTTGGTAAAGGCCAAGAAGTTGAAGATTTCAAGCCCTCTGGCGCACAAGAAATCCGCCTTGCCTCCATCGCTTTTCATGAAATGAAAAACCGGATCCACCGGCAAATTACGCAAAGGACTGAAATGTTGGCTGGGGTCAGCCATGATCTGCGCACCCCACTCACCCGAATGAAACTTCAGCTGGAGATGCTCGACGATAAAGAGGCTAGGGATAATCTACTCGGTGATGTTCAGGATATGAGCAATATGGTGGAGGGCTACTTGGCTTTTGCAAAAGGGCAGGAAGCGGAAAGTGAGCGCCCGGTAAATCTCGCGGAACTTGTTGGTGAAGTCTGCGAGAATGCCCGGCGGCAGGGTGCTTTGATTTCTCTTGAAGGACCGCGATCTATTTCTAAAAAGTTACGACCTAATAGCATTAAACGATGCCTGATGAACCTGATTGAAAATGCGCGACGTTATGCGGGCGAAATTCAGGTCACCTTAAGCGCAAAAGAAGAATATATCCTCATCACAATCGATGATAATGGTCCAGGTATTCCCGAAGAAAAAAGGCAGGATGTCTTTAAACCCTTTTTCCGGATGGATACTTCCAGAAATTCAGAGACAGGTGGAAGCGGATTGGGTATGACCATCGCCAGGGATATTATTCACAGCCATGGCGGGCAGATTGCCCTCGGGGAAAGTCCACTTGGTGGACTGCGAATTCAACTTATCCTTCCGTGGTAG
- a CDS encoding tRNA-binding protein: MSDLESEIAFQDFLKVDIRVGKIVEAEEFPEARKPAYKLKIDFGDDIGIKKSSAQITVLYTREELVGKRIAAVVNFPPRQIGPVMSEVLVLGFSDANGAISLISPDHEVPIGGRLH, from the coding sequence ATGTCTGATTTAGAGAGCGAGATAGCGTTTCAGGATTTCTTGAAAGTAGATATACGGGTGGGAAAAATTGTTGAAGCCGAGGAATTTCCGGAGGCTAGGAAACCAGCATACAAGCTTAAAATCGACTTTGGCGACGACATAGGGATTAAGAAAAGCTCAGCGCAGATTACGGTGCTATATACCCGCGAAGAACTAGTGGGAAAACGGATTGCTGCCGTTGTGAACTTTCCACCGCGCCAGATCGGACCTGTTATGTCTGAAGTCCTTGTTTTGGGGTTTAGTGATGCCAATGGGGCGATTTCTCTAATTAGCCCGGATCATGAAGTTCCTATCGGCGGTCGACTGCACTAA
- the proC gene encoding pyrroline-5-carboxylate reductase: MKFKTLLVGCGNMGQAMLRGWLNKGFAPGSIAVVNKSLDRLGGFQDEGVHCYASSVDIRRGFKPDAIVFAVKPNQIAAISPEYKKYAKKGSLIISVAAGIKLAELESSLDQSSAVVRTMPNTPAAIGRGMLVSVANQNVSDEQREICDQLMAACGETAWIEKEEQMDAVTGLSGSGPAYVFYLIEAMKKAGVANGLPEDLALKLAKQTVLGAGELASQSDLCVGTLRENVTSPNGTTAAGLEVLMAEDGLKPLMERTVRAATTRSIELSKNS; the protein is encoded by the coding sequence ATGAAGTTTAAAACACTATTAGTTGGTTGTGGCAATATGGGGCAGGCGATGCTTCGGGGGTGGCTCAACAAAGGGTTTGCCCCTGGTTCTATTGCTGTTGTGAATAAATCACTGGATCGGTTGGGTGGATTTCAGGATGAAGGAGTCCATTGCTATGCGTCGTCAGTTGATATCCGCCGCGGGTTTAAACCCGACGCTATTGTCTTCGCTGTCAAGCCAAACCAGATCGCAGCAATCTCTCCAGAGTATAAAAAGTATGCAAAAAAAGGCTCTTTGATTATTTCTGTCGCAGCCGGGATCAAGCTTGCGGAACTGGAATCCTCATTGGACCAATCCTCTGCAGTTGTGAGGACAATGCCAAACACGCCTGCTGCCATTGGGCGTGGTATGCTTGTATCGGTCGCAAACCAAAATGTATCCGATGAGCAGAGAGAAATATGTGATCAGTTGATGGCTGCTTGCGGTGAAACAGCATGGATCGAAAAAGAAGAGCAGATGGATGCAGTCACAGGGCTATCCGGCTCAGGGCCTGCATATGTTTTTTATCTAATTGAGGCCATGAAAAAGGCTGGTGTGGCGAACGGTTTGCCTGAAGATCTGGCACTTAAACTTGCAAAACAGACCGTTCTTGGTGCCGGAGAACTCGCTTCGCAATCTGATCTGTGTGTAGGTACGCTCAGGGAGAATGTCACAAGTCCAAACGGAACGACAGCGGCGGGACTAGAGGTGCTAATGGCGGAAGACGGTTTAAAGCCGTTAATGGAGCGAACAGTTCGAGCCGCAACTACAAGATCTATCGAATTATCCAAAAACTCTTAA
- the proC gene encoding pyrroline-5-carboxylate reductase, which translates to MSMSVLLVGCGNMGRAMLGGWIEQGVKPNDIVVVDPSSDNREKAANLGSRTFSSPLLIEEGYCPDVLILAVKPQVIADVLESYRGYADQGALVISIAAGTQIKLFEESFGEKAAIIRTMPNTPAAIRRGMMVSYANENVSDHQRKLCDVLMQAIGDTAWIEDEGLMDAVTGLSGSGPAYVFYMIECMKAAGVAAGLSDELALQLAKTTVAGAGELALVSTDAVEQLRVNVTSPNGTTAAGLEVLMADDGLKPLMDKTVRAAANRSKELGK; encoded by the coding sequence ATGAGCATGTCAGTATTGTTGGTTGGGTGCGGTAATATGGGCCGTGCCATGTTGGGTGGCTGGATTGAACAGGGGGTCAAACCTAATGATATTGTCGTTGTTGATCCTTCATCAGATAATCGAGAAAAAGCTGCGAACCTCGGAAGCCGGACTTTCTCCTCACCTCTATTGATTGAGGAAGGCTATTGTCCGGACGTTCTCATCTTAGCAGTGAAGCCTCAGGTTATTGCAGATGTATTGGAGAGTTATCGGGGATATGCGGATCAAGGGGCTCTCGTGATCTCTATTGCTGCTGGTACACAGATTAAATTGTTCGAAGAAAGTTTTGGTGAAAAAGCAGCCATTATCCGAACAATGCCCAATACACCTGCGGCGATCCGTCGGGGAATGATGGTTTCCTATGCAAATGAAAATGTTTCCGATCATCAGCGTAAGCTGTGCGATGTATTGATGCAGGCAATTGGTGACACCGCTTGGATTGAAGATGAAGGCCTGATGGATGCAGTAACAGGCCTCTCAGGTTCGGGCCCCGCTTATGTTTTTTATATGATCGAGTGTATGAAAGCGGCAGGTGTTGCTGCAGGTCTATCCGATGAGCTGGCATTGCAATTGGCGAAAACGACCGTTGCTGGTGCTGGAGAACTTGCTCTCGTTTCGACAGATGCGGTTGAGCAATTGCGGGTCAATGTGACAAGTCCAAATGGTACAACTGCGGCCGGCCTTGAGGTGCTGATGGCGGATGACGGTTTAAAACCCTTGATGGACAAGACCGTTAGAGCTGCTGCTAATAGATCGAAAGAGCTCGGAAAGTAA
- a CDS encoding YbjN domain-containing protein, translating to MTTLLLSSEETDVCNPLDIVETIIDQNDWDYDRQGNNELTVGVEGSWCQYHLWFSWRPDLRAIHFSCAYDIKIPDKNMAVIYELMAMINERLFVGHFDAWRDEGLLMFRHALLLNKSGDLEEEQAQTLLEMGMKELDRFYPAIQFCIWGGKSPEDALDAAMLETMGEA from the coding sequence ATGACGACACTTCTTCTGTCATCTGAAGAAACAGATGTATGCAATCCACTGGATATTGTTGAAACTATTATTGACCAAAATGACTGGGATTATGACCGTCAGGGCAATAATGAGCTGACTGTTGGGGTGGAAGGCAGTTGGTGCCAATATCACCTTTGGTTTTCATGGAGGCCAGATCTCCGCGCAATCCATTTTTCCTGCGCTTATGATATAAAGATACCTGACAAGAATATGGCCGTTATTTATGAATTGATGGCTATGATTAATGAGCGTCTGTTTGTTGGCCATTTTGATGCTTGGCGTGATGAAGGGTTGCTCATGTTCCGTCATGCGTTACTTCTCAACAAGAGTGGCGATCTGGAAGAAGAGCAGGCGCAAACCCTCCTTGAAATGGGCATGAAAGAACTGGATCGCTTTTACCCAGCAATTCAATTCTGCATTTGGGGTGGAAAGTCACCTGAAGATGCGCTAGATGCAGCCATGTTAGAAACTATGGGTGAAGCTTAA
- a CDS encoding accessory factor UbiK family protein: MQSDSKIFDDFAKLASGALGTAQGMKAEMDNLMHQQMERMLSKMDLVPRDEFDAVKAMVVSLSDKVEQQEEVIKELKAQLAKKAPAKRSASSTSKKKS, from the coding sequence ATGCAATCTGACTCAAAAATTTTCGACGACTTTGCCAAACTCGCCTCTGGTGCTCTTGGTACAGCTCAAGGCATGAAAGCGGAGATGGACAACTTGATGCATCAGCAGATGGAGCGGATGCTTTCTAAGATGGACCTCGTCCCTCGCGATGAGTTTGATGCTGTCAAAGCAATGGTTGTTTCCCTCAGTGATAAGGTGGAGCAACAGGAAGAGGTGATTAAGGAGTTGAAAGCTCAGTTGGCCAAAAAGGCACCGGCAAAAAGGTCTGCCTCCTCGACCTCGAAAAAGAAAAGCTGA
- the lgt gene encoding prolipoprotein diacylglyceryl transferase, with protein MTWISSLSALSYPEIDPILFSIGPFAIRWYALAYIAGLVIGWRLMIHFAKSPKSSISPAHIDDFLMWATLGVILGGRLGYVIFYKPEFYIANPVEILKVWQGGMSFHGGFLGVVISAFLFCRKHKLPTLELADMLATVAPIGLFFGRVANFINGELFGRVSDAPWAMVFPNGGPLPRHPSQLYEAILEGLLLFLIIMIVRRTPFGSKPGVLSGLFLIGYALARSFVELFRQPDAHLGFLIGGSTMGQLLSVPMILIGLLLIWHSARKS; from the coding sequence ATGACTTGGATATCTTCACTATCTGCACTTTCATACCCCGAAATTGATCCGATACTTTTCAGTATTGGTCCGTTCGCAATACGCTGGTATGCGCTAGCTTACATTGCCGGCCTTGTAATTGGTTGGCGATTGATGATCCATTTCGCAAAATCTCCAAAAAGTTCAATTTCCCCTGCACATATCGACGACTTTCTGATGTGGGCGACATTGGGCGTTATTCTGGGAGGTCGATTAGGCTATGTAATTTTTTACAAACCTGAATTCTATATCGCAAACCCAGTTGAAATTCTCAAAGTATGGCAAGGTGGAATGTCTTTCCACGGAGGATTTTTGGGCGTTGTTATTTCGGCATTTCTTTTCTGCCGTAAACACAAGCTTCCGACCCTGGAACTTGCAGATATGCTGGCAACGGTCGCGCCTATCGGCCTTTTTTTCGGTCGTGTCGCGAATTTTATTAATGGTGAGCTTTTTGGCCGGGTCAGTGATGCGCCATGGGCGATGGTCTTTCCAAACGGAGGCCCACTCCCTCGTCACCCCAGCCAGCTATATGAAGCGATTTTGGAGGGACTTCTTCTTTTCCTGATCATAATGATAGTGCGAAGAACTCCATTTGGATCCAAGCCCGGAGTTCTCTCTGGTCTCTTTTTGATTGGTTATGCACTTGCCAGATCTTTCGTAGAGCTTTTCCGCCAACCTGATGCTCATTTAGGTTTCCTAATCGGAGGCTCAACCATGGGGCAGCTGCTATCCGTTCCCATGATCCTCATTGGTCTGTTGCTTATTTGGCATTCAGCCCGCAAATCATGA
- a CDS encoding class I SAM-dependent methyltransferase: protein MTTPLDQIIWAQIQEKGPMPLDEFMNLALMHPEHGYYQRANPLGAKGDFITAPDISQMFGELIGLWCVDCWVKLGAPNKFILAEVGPGQGTLMQDALRSASLVPEFLEAADIHLVEGSRKLQTVQQATLRDYTVTWHQSIQDLPSDLPLILIGNEFLDALPIRQFEATEDCWLERKVALLDTALTLVTEPVADVRTNTELPSISGIEKGVIFELPAAAMDVVKDLALRLSNQNGVALFIDYGPMESGFGDSFQAVKNHKFVDPLANPGSHDLTAHVDFAKLASVAKKQGCSPTPIATQGRFLERLGIEARALSLSRNADEATKKRITEDLKRLVSNSGMGTLFKAFSFHHGMNEGPAGFS, encoded by the coding sequence ATGACAACTCCGCTAGATCAAATTATTTGGGCCCAGATCCAGGAAAAAGGTCCAATGCCGCTGGATGAGTTTATGAATTTGGCGCTCATGCATCCGGAACATGGCTATTATCAAAGAGCCAATCCACTTGGTGCAAAAGGAGATTTCATCACAGCACCAGATATTAGCCAGATGTTTGGAGAATTGATTGGACTATGGTGTGTGGATTGCTGGGTAAAGCTGGGAGCGCCAAATAAATTTATTTTAGCTGAAGTGGGACCCGGTCAAGGGACTCTCATGCAGGATGCGCTTAGAAGCGCCAGTCTGGTTCCAGAGTTCTTGGAAGCAGCAGATATTCATTTGGTTGAGGGAAGCCGGAAACTTCAAACAGTCCAGCAAGCGACTCTCCGCGATTATACTGTCACTTGGCACCAGTCCATACAGGACCTTCCAAGCGATCTTCCGTTGATCCTGATTGGAAACGAATTTCTTGACGCCCTTCCAATTCGCCAGTTTGAAGCCACTGAAGACTGTTGGTTGGAGCGAAAAGTCGCCCTTTTAGACACCGCTCTTACTTTAGTGACAGAACCTGTTGCAGATGTGCGCACCAATACTGAGCTGCCTTCTATCTCGGGGATTGAAAAGGGAGTTATCTTTGAGTTGCCCGCAGCAGCAATGGACGTTGTTAAAGATCTTGCTCTGCGATTATCTAATCAAAACGGTGTGGCTCTATTTATTGATTATGGCCCAATGGAAAGTGGATTTGGCGACAGCTTCCAGGCCGTAAAAAATCACAAGTTTGTAGATCCATTAGCCAACCCAGGATCTCATGATCTAACGGCGCATGTGGATTTTGCCAAGCTAGCTTCGGTCGCGAAAAAGCAGGGCTGCTCCCCTACCCCAATTGCCACACAAGGTCGTTTTCTCGAGCGTCTTGGCATTGAAGCCAGAGCCTTGTCACTTTCTCGAAATGCTGATGAAGCCACGAAAAAACGAATTACTGAGGATTTAAAACGTCTTGTCAGCAACTCAGGAATGGGTACGCTGTTCAAAGCATTCAGTTTTCATCATGGAATGAATGAAGGGCCTGCCGGATTTAGCTAA
- the pgeF gene encoding peptidoglycan editing factor PgeF, with protein MYVKAKNLTNAGVQHAFFTRENGVSEGIYAGLNCGPGSNDDAVAVAENRKRAMAELNVPAANLYTLYQIHSADVIAIDENSDPNTRPKGDAMVTNQRNVALGILTADCVPILFYDAKNSVIGAAHSGWKGTLSGIFENVIDEMVSLGAEVKEIHAAIGPSIQQPSYEVGPEFPEPFLKKNSENRKYFIPSSKSGHFLFDLTGLVLDDLNSLPLKSVERLTLDTYKEEDLFYSYRRTCHRKEPDYGRQLSAITLV; from the coding sequence ATGTATGTGAAAGCCAAAAATCTGACTAATGCTGGTGTACAACATGCCTTTTTCACCCGCGAAAACGGGGTTTCAGAGGGTATATATGCAGGCCTTAATTGTGGACCGGGGTCAAACGATGATGCTGTGGCCGTTGCAGAGAATAGAAAGCGTGCCATGGCAGAACTGAATGTGCCTGCAGCCAATCTCTACACCCTCTATCAAATTCATAGTGCTGATGTAATTGCCATCGACGAAAACAGTGATCCGAACACGCGCCCAAAGGGGGATGCGATGGTGACCAACCAAAGGAACGTCGCACTTGGAATACTCACTGCCGACTGTGTGCCCATTCTGTTCTACGATGCAAAAAACAGCGTTATTGGCGCGGCACATTCAGGATGGAAAGGCACACTTTCAGGTATTTTTGAAAATGTAATTGATGAAATGGTTTCGCTTGGCGCTGAGGTTAAAGAAATACACGCAGCTATTGGTCCTTCTATCCAACAACCATCTTATGAAGTTGGCCCGGAATTTCCTGAACCGTTTCTGAAAAAGAACTCTGAAAACCGGAAATATTTTATACCCTCTTCAAAAAGTGGTCATTTCTTATTCGATTTGACCGGGCTGGTTCTTGATGATCTAAACTCGCTTCCTTTGAAATCAGTAGAACGACTCACTTTGGACACATATAAAGAAGAAGATCTTTTTTACAGTTATCGGCGAACTTGCCATCGAAAGGAACCTGACTATGGGCGCCAACTTTCTGCCATTACCCTCGTTTAG
- a CDS encoding ribose-phosphate pyrophosphokinase yields MKILSGNSNLPLSEAVAKYLELPLTNAAIRRFSDNEIFVEIHENVRGEDVFIIQPTSYPANDHLMELLVTTDALRRASAKRITAVVPYFGYARQDRKPGPRTPISAKLVANLITTAGADRVLTMDLHAGQIQGFFDIPTDNLFSAPVIVPDIEEHYGRGEDITIVSPDVGGVVRARAFAKRLDANLAIVDKRRERAGVSEVMNIIGDVEGQTCILVDDIVDSAGTLCNAAGALMEKGAKRVVGYVTHGVLSGGAINRIKDSALVEMVTTDSILATEAFKVSEKMRQISVAPLIGEAMKRISQETSVSSLFD; encoded by the coding sequence ATGAAAATCCTGTCAGGTAACAGCAACCTTCCCCTCTCGGAAGCGGTCGCTAAATATTTGGAACTGCCACTTACAAATGCCGCGATCCGGCGCTTCTCTGACAATGAAATTTTTGTCGAAATCCATGAAAATGTTCGCGGTGAAGATGTGTTTATCATCCAGCCAACATCATACCCTGCCAACGACCATTTAATGGAACTCCTGGTCACAACCGATGCTTTGAGACGCGCGTCAGCAAAGCGAATCACTGCTGTTGTCCCCTATTTCGGGTACGCCCGTCAGGATCGTAAGCCCGGACCTAGAACACCAATTTCTGCCAAACTTGTTGCAAACCTGATCACAACAGCTGGTGCAGACAGGGTCCTGACAATGGATCTGCATGCAGGTCAGATCCAGGGTTTCTTTGACATTCCAACCGATAACTTGTTTTCAGCGCCCGTTATTGTACCAGATATTGAAGAACATTACGGCCGAGGTGAAGACATTACGATTGTCTCCCCGGACGTTGGTGGGGTGGTTCGTGCCCGTGCTTTCGCTAAAAGACTTGACGCCAATCTCGCAATCGTCGATAAGCGCCGGGAACGCGCGGGCGTTTCAGAAGTTATGAATATCATTGGCGATGTTGAAGGCCAGACCTGTATTCTGGTCGATGATATCGTTGATAGTGCGGGAACTCTCTGTAATGCCGCTGGTGCGTTGATGGAAAAGGGTGCCAAACGCGTCGTTGGATATGTGACGCATGGTGTCCTTTCTGGTGGCGCAATCAACCGGATCAAAGATTCTGCTCTGGTCGAAATGGTCACAACAGACAGTATTCTGGCAACAGAAGCCTTCAAGGTTTCTGAAAAAATGCGCCAGATTTCAGTTGCCCCCCTGATCGGTGAGGCAATGAAACGGATTTCACAGGAAACTTCGGTTTCCAGCCTGTTTGATTAA
- a CDS encoding 50S ribosomal protein L25/general stress protein Ctc codes for MSDTVTLLAEKRDRVGKGTSRALRREGRTPAVIYGDKKEPVSISLEMKELVKYINRGGFLSTICNVQVGKDKYQVLPRDIQLHPVKDSPVHVDFLRVSAKSQIAVNVAVNFLNEDKCQGLIRGGVLNVVRHEVELMVSATAIPEAIEVDLSKFDIGDSIHISDFDLPDGAEPTITDRDFTVATIAAPTVVTETTDEEGEDEAAAEAAPETSEDSE; via the coding sequence ATGAGCGATACTGTAACACTGCTTGCAGAAAAACGCGACCGGGTAGGAAAGGGGACCTCCCGTGCTTTGCGTCGTGAAGGCCGCACCCCTGCGGTAATTTATGGAGACAAAAAAGAGCCTGTTTCTATTTCATTGGAAATGAAAGAACTGGTCAAGTACATCAACAGAGGTGGGTTCCTCTCCACAATCTGCAATGTGCAGGTTGGAAAGGACAAATATCAAGTCCTGCCTCGTGATATTCAGCTGCACCCTGTAAAGGACAGCCCAGTTCACGTTGACTTCCTTCGCGTTTCCGCCAAATCCCAAATCGCTGTGAACGTTGCAGTGAACTTCCTGAATGAAGACAAATGTCAGGGTCTCATTCGCGGTGGTGTTCTGAACGTAGTTCGGCATGAAGTGGAACTGATGGTCTCTGCGACAGCAATTCCAGAGGCCATTGAAGTTGATCTGTCTAAATTCGATATTGGTGACAGTATCCATATTTCTGACTTCGACCTGCCAGATGGTGCAGAGCCAACAATTACGGATCGTGACTTTACAGTTGCGACAATTGCGGCACCGACTGTTGTTACTGAAACAACAGACGAAGAAGGTGAAGACGAAGCTGCAGCTGAAGCCGCTCCGGAAACTTCTGAAGACAGCGAATAA
- the pth gene encoding aminoacyl-tRNA hydrolase, producing MILLVGLGNPGKGYAQNRHNYGFMAADEIIRRYSFSAEKIRFQGLVSEGRLGTEKVLILKPTTYMNESGRAVREASSFYKIPPEDIIVLHDELDLPLGKMRVKIGGGHGGNNGLRSIEAHMGKNFKRVRLGIGHPGDKNLVASYVLKDFSKSEQTVANTMIDSVAKHIELLADGDDAGFMNKVALDTAPAKPKKPAKADDK from the coding sequence ATGATTTTGCTGGTTGGACTTGGCAATCCTGGTAAAGGGTATGCTCAAAACCGGCATAATTATGGATTTATGGCGGCGGATGAAATCATTCGCCGCTATTCATTTTCAGCTGAAAAAATCCGGTTTCAGGGTCTTGTCTCTGAAGGCAGGCTTGGTACGGAAAAAGTACTTATCCTCAAACCAACCACCTATATGAATGAATCCGGGCGTGCAGTTCGGGAAGCTTCTAGTTTTTACAAAATTCCGCCAGAGGACATCATTGTTCTCCATGATGAGTTGGATCTACCACTCGGAAAAATGCGGGTAAAAATTGGTGGTGGCCACGGTGGCAACAATGGTCTTCGATCCATTGAGGCTCATATGGGCAAAAACTTTAAGCGCGTGCGCCTTGGTATTGGCCATCCTGGTGATAAAAACCTAGTGGCCTCATACGTCCTAAAAGATTTTTCCAAGTCAGAGCAGACTGTCGCAAATACCATGATTGACAGCGTTGCAAAGCATATTGAATTACTTGCAGATGGTGACGATGCAGGCTTCATGAATAAAGTTGCCCTCGACACAGCCCCTGCAAAACCGAAAAAACCGGCTAAAGCCGACGATAAATAA
- the ychF gene encoding redox-regulated ATPase YchF: MGFKCGIVGLPNVGKSTLFNALTQTAQAAAENYPFCTIEPNLGQVPVPDERMQKLSELAKSKELIPTQLTFVDIAGLVRGAASGEGLGNKFLAHIREVDAIIQVVRCFEDDDITHVDGKVDPIADIETIETELMLADLESLEKRAESIVKKVRGGDKEAIVQSDLINRALEVLKDGKPARVVELADDEIRAFKNLQLLTSKPVLYVCNVDEDCAATGNDYSKKVEEKAANENAGVVIISAAIEAEVAQLDDEERAEFLEELGLSETGLGRIIRAGYNLLNLVTYFTVGPKECRAWTIPAGTKAPQAAGVIHTDFEKGFIRAETIAYDAYVGNGGESGAKEAGQMRLEGKEYIVKDGDVLHFRFAN; this comes from the coding sequence ATGGGCTTTAAATGTGGAATTGTAGGACTGCCCAACGTTGGGAAATCAACCTTGTTCAACGCCCTGACACAAACAGCTCAGGCTGCCGCGGAAAATTATCCTTTTTGCACCATCGAGCCTAACCTGGGCCAAGTCCCTGTACCAGATGAGCGCATGCAAAAACTCTCTGAGCTTGCCAAATCAAAAGAACTAATTCCAACACAGCTGACTTTTGTGGACATTGCAGGCTTGGTGCGCGGTGCAGCCAGCGGCGAAGGTCTTGGCAACAAGTTCCTTGCCCATATCCGGGAAGTCGATGCGATCATTCAGGTTGTTCGCTGTTTTGAAGATGATGACATCACCCATGTCGATGGCAAAGTCGATCCAATTGCTGATATAGAAACCATTGAAACAGAACTAATGCTTGCCGATTTGGAAAGCCTTGAAAAACGCGCAGAGAGCATTGTCAAAAAGGTACGCGGTGGCGATAAGGAAGCGATAGTTCAATCCGATCTGATCAACAGAGCCCTGGAAGTTCTAAAAGATGGAAAACCAGCCCGAGTAGTTGAGTTGGCCGACGATGAAATCCGGGCTTTCAAAAACCTGCAGCTGCTCACATCCAAACCTGTCCTTTACGTGTGCAATGTCGATGAGGACTGCGCTGCAACTGGAAATGACTACTCCAAAAAAGTGGAAGAAAAAGCAGCGAATGAAAATGCAGGTGTTGTTATCATTTCTGCAGCGATTGAAGCAGAAGTTGCTCAGTTAGATGATGAAGAACGCGCAGAATTTCTTGAAGAACTAGGCCTATCAGAAACAGGTCTTGGTCGCATCATTCGCGCGGGTTACAACCTGTTAAACCTCGTAACATACTTCACTGTTGGCCCAAAAGAATGTCGGGCCTGGACGATCCCTGCTGGAACAAAAGCCCCGCAGGCCGCCGGCGTTATTCACACAGACTTTGAAAAAGGCTTTATCCGCGCCGAAACCATCGCTTATGACGCCTATGTTGGTAATGGTGGAGAGAGCGGCGCGAAGGAAGCAGGACAAATGCGCCTTGAGGGTAAAGAATATATCGTCAAGGATGGTGACGTTCTTCACTTCCGTTTTGCCAATTAA